One Spinacia oleracea cultivar Varoflay chromosome 4, BTI_SOV_V1, whole genome shotgun sequence DNA segment encodes these proteins:
- the LOC110783798 gene encoding transcription termination factor MTERF2, chloroplastic, translated as MAANPPLRRVVNFLQKRFFNTTPSPKYPKQPSTILKPKIKTEISNSILPKSSFSIQYLTKSCGLSLDSAISASNKVSLEENNKKQFDSVVLFLKSYNFSDTHIGELVKKRPYVLLCKTSTNLEPKFQFLAESGIKGLNLPKLIVSSPTILFRGLNSQLKPAMTIIKRLLPRPDRIEIVVQRGPWVLTSDWKVMQHNLDYLIKQGVFESRIKELIVLHPRCLYQDTSRIRYVVKMITEMGVMPCDLKFIHALRVMLSLSKSSWERKVKFFESLGWTNDEVISTFTKSPACLSCSEEKLRNGIDYFVNTVKIDRQIIISYPKVLMYSVQKRVIPRFTIWKILEERKLIKGMQFIWVLNKSEKEFIEQYVTKYSSEIPHLLQMYLSGKDSISAVRS; from the coding sequence ATGGCAGCAAATCCCCCTCTTAGAAGGGTAGTTAACTTCCTTCAAAAACGATTCTTCAATACAACCCCATCCCCAAAATACCCTAAACAACCTTCAACTATCCTTAAACCCAAGATCAAAACTGAAATTTCTAACTCAATCTTACCCAAATCATCATTTTCAATTCAGTACTTGACGAAATCATGCGGGCTTTCGTTAGATTCCGCAATTTCAGCCTCAAACAAAGTATCATTAGAAGAGAACAACAAGAAACAATTTGATTCAgttgttttatttttgaaatcATACAATTTCTCTGATACCCACATTGGTGAACTTGTTAAGAAACGCCCATATGTTCTTCTTTGTAAGACTTCGACTAATCTAGAACCTAAGTTTCAATTTCTTGCTGAAAGCGGGATTAAGGGTTTGAATCTTCCTAAGCTTATTGTTTCTTCGCCTACGATTTTGTTTCGGGGTTTAAATTCACAGTTGAAGCCGGCAATGACGATAATCAAGAGATTATTGCCTCGCCCTGATAGGATTGAGATAGTTGTGCAGCGTGGACCTTGGGTACTTACTTCAGATTGGAAAGTTATGCAACATAATTTGGATTATTTGATTAAACAAGGGGTGTTCGAGAGTCGTATCAAAGAGTTGATTGTTTTACATCCTAGGTGTTTGTACCAAGATACTTCGAGGATAAGATATGTTGTTAAAATGATAACAGAAATGGGAGTTATGCCTTGTGATCTCAAGTTTATACACGCCCTTCGAGTCATGTTATCACTGAGCAAGTCGAGTTGGGAGAGGAAGGTGAAGTTCTTTGAGAGTTTGGGGTGGACTAATGATGAGGTTATATCGACATTTACAAAAAGTCCAGCTTGTTTGTCTTGCTCAGAGGAGAAACTTAGGAATGGTATCGATTACTTTGTTAATACTGTGAAGATTGATAGACAGATTATTATTAGTTACCCTAAGGTTTTGATGTATTCAGTTCAGAAAAGGGTTATTCCAAGGTTCACTATTTGGAAGATTTTGGAAGAGAGGAAGTTGATTAAGGGAATGCAGTTCATTTGGGTGCTTAATAAATCGGAGAAGGAATTTATTGAGCAGTATGTTACCAAGTATTCTAGTGAAATACCTCATCTTTTGCAGATGTATCTGAGTGGTAAGGACTCTATTAGCGCTGTAAGAAGTTGA